In Sulfurisphaera javensis, a single genomic region encodes these proteins:
- a CDS encoding [LysW]-aminoadipate/[LysW]-glutamate kinase: MIVVKAGGRVIKNNLDKIIESLSNTKEQVIFVHGGGDQVTETSKRLGIEPVFVTSPEGIRSRYTTKEELDVFIMVMSLISRQIISKLADKKKAISLTGADGNLVIAERKKKIIIIDERGRKRIIDGGFTGKIKQVNTSLISDLLKSFDLLVFSPLAYDPAEKTLLNVDGDQMAFAIATATKSDLLVLLTDVEGVLIDGKVVERLTPNEAKELSKKIGPGMNRKLLMGADAIENGVKKVIISSGLVQDPISNALQDRGTVISNG, translated from the coding sequence ATGATTGTAGTAAAGGCTGGTGGAAGAGTAATTAAAAATAATTTAGATAAGATAATTGAAAGTCTATCAAATACTAAAGAGCAAGTTATTTTCGTTCATGGAGGAGGAGATCAAGTAACTGAAACTTCAAAGAGGTTAGGAATAGAACCAGTATTTGTAACATCGCCAGAAGGGATAAGAAGTAGATATACAACTAAAGAAGAGCTTGATGTCTTTATAATGGTTATGAGTTTAATATCAAGGCAAATAATATCAAAATTAGCTGATAAGAAAAAAGCAATTTCTTTAACTGGAGCTGATGGTAATTTAGTTATTGCAGAAAGAAAAAAGAAAATAATAATAATCGATGAAAGAGGAAGAAAAAGAATAATTGATGGTGGATTTACTGGAAAAATAAAACAAGTAAATACTTCTTTAATATCAGATTTGTTAAAGAGTTTTGATCTTCTAGTTTTTTCTCCATTGGCTTATGATCCAGCTGAAAAAACTCTACTTAACGTTGATGGGGATCAAATGGCTTTTGCGATAGCTACGGCTACAAAATCAGATCTATTAGTACTTCTAACTGATGTAGAAGGAGTATTAATAGATGGAAAAGTTGTCGAAAGATTAACACCTAATGAGGCAAAAGAACTATCTAAAAAGATAGGGCCTGGTATGAATAGAAAACTATTAATGGGGGCAGATGCTATTGAAAATGGAGTGAAAAAAGTAATAATTTCCTCGGGTCTTGTACAAGACCCCATATCTAATGCATTACAAGATAGGGGGACGGTGATTAGCAATGGCTGA
- a CDS encoding signal recognition particle subunit SRP19/SEC65 family protein: MSLRDYKDEKIAIWLAYFLASSRRYGRKIRRIEGKKIDFDTLVSICKKLGLDPIPFPDKIHPASGIAGLVMVNKNEGKYKIIKKILEEINK, translated from the coding sequence ATGAGCCTAAGAGATTATAAAGATGAAAAAATCGCTATCTGGCTAGCTTATTTTTTAGCAAGTAGTAGAAGATATGGAAGAAAAATTAGAAGAATTGAAGGAAAGAAAATTGATTTTGATACACTAGTTTCTATTTGTAAAAAGCTTGGTTTAGATCCTATCCCTTTCCCTGATAAAATTCATCCGGCATCAGGTATAGCTGGACTAGTTATGGTAAATAAAAATGAAGGAAAATATAAGATTATTAAAAAAATCTTAGAGGAGATAAATAAATAA
- a CDS encoding glycosyltransferase family 2 protein — translation MEIIIPVGPSDKIEWIEKSVKSALSQDVNKVIIYDNSEREDINKFFNLISSSKLIHIKDRRMTKVNMSRLRNKMLSLADEKYVIFLDSDVIIFEGYAKVIENKLKNNVAFTWMHYAYSEDEVKKPINVGEHNPNLGCAGLDAEIVKNIGGFDERYERDEDVWLYAKLRKLGYNAEPSEGRCLHLNKVHARLDFHSSLKEARRNLWRSKYDIMLLFDGLSNITFLTGYSYYGSYYILAILTSIFPYVGILYIPLVGYGIYYYGGLKKYLLNLIPGLALALSFPYGLFYNMFNRKKPKTTLNTS, via the coding sequence ATGGAAATTATTATACCAGTTGGTCCTAGTGATAAAATAGAGTGGATAGAAAAATCAGTTAAATCTGCCTTATCACAAGATGTAAACAAAGTAATAATTTATGATAATAGTGAAAGAGAAGATATTAATAAGTTCTTTAACTTAATTTCATCTAGTAAACTTATCCATATTAAAGATAGAAGAATGACGAAAGTTAATATGTCAAGATTAAGGAACAAAATGTTATCCTTAGCTGATGAAAAATATGTAATCTTTCTTGATAGTGATGTAATAATCTTTGAAGGTTATGCTAAAGTAATAGAAAATAAACTTAAAAACAATGTGGCATTTACATGGATGCACTATGCCTATTCAGAAGATGAAGTGAAAAAACCAATAAATGTTGGAGAACACAATCCTAACCTTGGATGCGCTGGTCTCGATGCTGAAATTGTTAAAAACATAGGTGGATTTGATGAGAGATATGAGAGAGATGAGGATGTATGGCTTTATGCAAAACTAAGAAAACTAGGGTATAATGCAGAACCGTCTGAAGGAAGATGTTTACATTTAAACAAAGTTCATGCTAGGTTGGATTTTCATTCTTCATTAAAAGAGGCAAGAAGAAATTTATGGAGAAGTAAATACGATATAATGCTACTTTTTGACGGTTTATCCAACATAACTTTTCTAACTGGTTATTCTTATTATGGTAGCTATTACATATTAGCAATACTGACATCAATCTTTCCATATGTAGGAATACTTTATATTCCACTTGTGGGTTATGGAATTTATTATTATGGTGGATTAAAGAAATATTTACTTAACTTAATCCCAGGCTTAGCTCTAGCTCTTTCCTTTCCTTATGGTTTATTTTATAATATGTTTAATCGTAAAAAACCTAAAACAACTTTAAATACTTCTTAG
- a CDS encoding 30S ribosomal protein S8e, translating to MGYFQGNDFRKITGGKKGKHRDKRKFELGSPPTETKLSNEQVIEKERVMGGNEKIRIKYAAFANVYDPQEKVSKKTKIISVLQTPANREYARRGIIVKGTIIQTELGKAKVTSRPGQDGTINAVLIRE from the coding sequence ATGGGATATTTCCAAGGGAATGATTTTAGGAAAATAACTGGAGGAAAAAAAGGAAAGCATAGAGATAAAAGGAAATTTGAATTAGGTTCACCACCTACAGAAACGAAGTTAAGTAATGAGCAAGTCATTGAGAAAGAAAGAGTAATGGGTGGAAATGAAAAGATTAGAATAAAATATGCAGCTTTTGCTAATGTATATGATCCTCAAGAAAAAGTAAGTAAAAAAACTAAAATCATATCAGTTCTTCAAACCCCTGCAAACAGAGAATATGCTAGAAGAGGAATTATAGTTAAAGGAACAATAATTCAAACAGAATTGGGCAAAGCTAAAGTCACTTCAAGGCCAGGTCAGGATGGTACAATAAATGCTGTACTGATTAGAGAATGA
- a CDS encoding N-acetyl-lysine deacetylase, protein MQLEKELLRQKIKELLIEIVSIYTPSGEEERAKDFFDKISKEFNLKLEITKTNSYLLGEGNILLASHIDTVPGFLEPKVEGDIIYGRGAVDAKGPLVAMLLATYLLNEKGYKVQFAALSDEEGKSKGARELVNSGKKYDYIIVGEPSNTYDIIIEYRGVLHLDVTCRGVPQHSSSAKDNLIVNIAKNILEVYRPPINYDDFSIVPTVIKSGDYINVTPSEAYLHLDIRYSVKNSKNEILNIIKEKFRECSISIVEDIEPVKVSANSELVKSLMRGLIKQGHKPRLARKAGTSDMNILKNITQEIATYGPGNSSLEHTDNEKISIDEIFIALNTYINAIEELCLKKK, encoded by the coding sequence ATGCAGCTAGAAAAGGAATTATTGAGACAGAAAATAAAAGAGTTACTCATTGAAATAGTTTCAATTTATACTCCTTCTGGAGAAGAAGAAAGAGCTAAAGACTTTTTTGATAAAATTTCAAAAGAATTTAATTTAAAATTAGAAATAACAAAAACTAATTCTTATCTTCTGGGAGAAGGAAATATATTATTAGCTTCTCACATTGATACGGTTCCAGGATTCTTAGAACCTAAGGTTGAGGGAGATATAATATATGGAAGAGGTGCAGTAGACGCTAAAGGACCTTTAGTAGCTATGCTTTTAGCAACTTATTTACTAAACGAAAAAGGTTATAAAGTTCAATTTGCTGCTCTTTCAGATGAAGAAGGAAAAAGTAAAGGTGCAAGAGAACTGGTTAACTCTGGAAAGAAATATGACTATATAATTGTAGGGGAACCTAGCAATACTTATGATATAATCATTGAATATCGGGGAGTTCTTCATTTAGACGTTACTTGTAGAGGAGTCCCACAACACTCCTCTTCTGCTAAGGATAATTTAATAGTAAACATTGCTAAAAATATTTTAGAAGTCTATAGGCCTCCAATAAATTATGATGATTTCTCTATAGTTCCCACCGTAATAAAATCTGGTGATTATATTAATGTAACTCCTTCTGAAGCATATTTACATTTAGATATAAGATACTCTGTAAAAAACTCTAAAAATGAGATTTTGAATATAATAAAAGAGAAGTTTAGGGAATGTAGTATTTCTATAGTGGAAGATATTGAGCCAGTTAAAGTTAGTGCTAATAGTGAATTAGTAAAGTCATTGATGAGAGGCCTTATAAAACAAGGACATAAACCTAGATTAGCTAGAAAAGCTGGAACTAGTGATATGAATATATTAAAGAATATTACTCAAGAAATAGCAACTTATGGTCCTGGGAATTCTTCATTAGAGCATACTGATAATGAAAAGATTTCTATTGATGAAATATTTATAGCTTTGAACACTTATATCAACGCGATAGAAGAATTATGCTTAAAGAAAAAATAA
- a CDS encoding NAD-dependent epimerase/dehydratase family protein — protein sequence MYIITGGAGYIGSHLTDYLVDKGEVIVIDDFSYGKYINEKALYEKIDLRRHNDLKIPKDSIIFHLAANPDVRTSMIDVEEHFERDVKVTLNVLEIARKNDAKKVIFASSSTVYGETDKIPTPENAELKPISNYGLYKLLGEQMVEYYSRVYGITGISVRLANVTGGRVSHGVIYDFVHKLLKNNKKLEILGNGKQKKSYVYISDTVEGFILLSEKVNRGYEVYNLGNEDWITVDEIAKIVEEEMNVSPEHIYIDSGDGRGWIGDVRFMLLDIKKIKELGWKPKYSSRDAVKQAVRDLLNGLRKN from the coding sequence ATTTATATAATAACTGGTGGTGCTGGGTATATTGGAAGTCATTTAACTGATTATCTTGTGGATAAAGGAGAAGTAATAGTTATTGATGATTTCTCTTACGGAAAATATATAAATGAGAAAGCCCTTTATGAGAAAATTGACTTAAGAAGGCATAATGATTTAAAGATACCTAAGGATTCAATTATTTTTCATTTAGCTGCTAATCCTGATGTAAGGACTTCTATGATTGATGTTGAAGAACATTTTGAAAGAGATGTTAAAGTTACTTTAAATGTATTAGAAATTGCTAGAAAAAATGATGCAAAAAAAGTGATTTTTGCATCATCCTCTACAGTTTATGGAGAGACTGATAAAATACCAACTCCAGAGAATGCAGAACTAAAGCCTATATCTAATTATGGCTTATATAAACTTCTTGGAGAACAAATGGTTGAATATTATTCGAGAGTTTATGGTATAACTGGTATTTCTGTTCGTTTAGCTAACGTAACTGGTGGAAGAGTTTCTCATGGAGTTATTTATGATTTTGTGCATAAACTATTAAAAAATAACAAAAAATTAGAAATACTAGGTAATGGAAAACAAAAGAAAAGTTATGTTTACATTTCTGATACAGTTGAGGGTTTTATTCTACTATCTGAAAAGGTTAATAGAGGATACGAGGTTTATAACCTAGGTAATGAAGATTGGATAACAGTAGATGAAATCGCAAAGATCGTAGAGGAAGAAATGAATGTTTCACCAGAACATATATACATTGACTCTGGTGATGGAAGGGGCTGGATAGGTGACGTTAGATTTATGTTATTGGACATAAAGAAAATTAAGGAATTAGGATGGAAACCTAAATATAGTTCAAGAGATGCTGTAAAACAAGCTGTGAGGGATTTATTAAATGGATTACGTAAAAATTAG
- a CDS encoding HEPN domain-containing protein, whose protein sequence is MNNLDMIRSYINQAKERIEHAEEALKKGNYPYVVRQCQEAVELLLKASLRFVGIEPHDVGPILRKESEKFPEWFRAHNDELASISRKF, encoded by the coding sequence TTGAATAACCTAGATATGATTAGATCTTATATTAATCAAGCTAAAGAAAGAATTGAACATGCAGAAGAGGCTTTGAAAAAAGGTAATTATCCTTATGTGGTTAGACAATGCCAAGAAGCTGTTGAACTTTTACTAAAAGCTTCACTTAGGTTCGTAGGTATAGAACCTCATGATGTAGGGCCAATATTAAGAAAAGAAAGTGAAAAATTCCCAGAATGGTTTAGAGCTCACAATGATGAATTGGCATCAATATCAAGAAAATTTTAA
- a CDS encoding glycosyltransferase family 4 protein, translating into MKEIKVAVIAHGLGMSRGYSGEGNVYYTVFEMLKERNIDFVAVSFSKPYDISIPSIYSIPFHLTRFDKYQRLLVYFSAKKVKPKLFFNASGILIPLSKIAPHIVYAGAPAISSVPSKYTRSLFWKLYLLPFKAILSNIKDEAKRAKIIANSFYSAKAIAETFEITQPQVIYPPVDVEFFSKAYHLGYRENMFVTIARFERGKMIENSLIFSSMSGIKGVIIGNLNDRKYFNELSKLKEKLKVDVKFLPNLPREEVLKYLSKAKIYFHPTIGEHFGIPIVEAMASGVIPIVPKESGSSELVPDFSYQNIEDAVRIAKDILVKDVSNLSKEMHEMAMSFHKNVFKKKIHEVISNYLM; encoded by the coding sequence ATGAAGGAAATAAAGGTAGCCGTAATAGCTCACGGCTTAGGAATGAGTAGAGGTTATAGTGGTGAAGGAAATGTCTATTACACGGTTTTTGAGATGTTAAAGGAAAGAAATATTGATTTTGTTGCTGTGAGTTTTTCTAAGCCTTATGATATTTCTATTCCTTCTATTTATTCGATTCCTTTCCACTTGACTAGATTCGATAAATATCAGAGACTTCTTGTTTATTTTTCGGCTAAAAAAGTAAAGCCAAAATTGTTCTTTAACGCATCTGGAATTCTTATTCCTTTGTCAAAAATAGCTCCTCATATAGTCTATGCAGGTGCGCCAGCAATTTCCTCTGTTCCTAGTAAGTACACACGGTCTCTATTTTGGAAACTTTATCTTTTGCCGTTCAAAGCAATTCTATCAAACATAAAGGATGAAGCAAAAAGAGCTAAAATCATTGCTAACTCATTTTATTCAGCTAAAGCCATTGCAGAAACTTTTGAAATTACTCAACCACAAGTAATATACCCGCCAGTAGATGTTGAATTTTTTTCAAAGGCTTACCATTTAGGATATAGAGAAAATATGTTCGTGACAATCGCTAGATTTGAAAGGGGAAAGATGATTGAAAACTCTTTAATTTTTTCGTCTATGAGTGGAATTAAAGGAGTTATAATTGGTAATTTGAATGATAGAAAATACTTTAACGAGTTAAGCAAACTTAAAGAGAAATTAAAGGTTGACGTAAAATTCTTGCCTAATTTACCAAGGGAAGAAGTTTTAAAGTATTTATCAAAGGCTAAAATTTATTTTCACCCTACTATAGGTGAACATTTTGGTATTCCTATTGTTGAAGCTATGGCTTCTGGTGTAATTCCTATTGTTCCTAAGGAGAGTGGAAGTAGTGAATTAGTTCCGGATTTTTCTTATCAAAATATTGAAGATGCAGTTAGGATAGCAAAGGATATACTTGTAAAAGATGTCTCAAATTTAAGTAAAGAAATGCATGAGATGGCTATGTCATTTCATAAAAACGTATTTAAGAAAAAAATACACGAGGTTATAAGTAATTATTTAATGTAA
- the lysM gene encoding HTH-type transcriptional regulator LysM, producing the protein MADVDESDLKILEILRKNARTPYTTIAKELKVSEAAVRKRIEKLIKIGVIKRFTIDYELENEIRAIVMVKTNPQIPTPEISKKIIKIQGVEFVYETTGDYDILTVVRGTNISSINKTIDDIRSLQGVISTNSTIVLRVWF; encoded by the coding sequence ATGGCTGATGTAGACGAAAGTGACTTAAAAATTTTAGAAATATTAAGGAAAAATGCTAGAACTCCTTATACTACAATAGCTAAGGAACTTAAAGTAAGTGAAGCTGCAGTTAGGAAAAGAATTGAGAAGTTAATAAAGATAGGGGTCATAAAAAGGTTTACAATAGATTATGAACTAGAAAATGAAATAAGAGCTATTGTTATGGTAAAAACTAACCCTCAAATTCCTACACCAGAAATCTCGAAGAAAATCATAAAAATACAAGGAGTTGAATTTGTTTACGAGACAACTGGAGATTATGATATTCTTACAGTTGTTAGAGGAACAAATATTTCCTCTATTAATAAAACAATAGATGATATAAGAAGTCTTCAAGGAGTAATCAGTACTAATAGTACAATAGTTCTTAGAGTTTGGTTCTAA
- the zfx1 gene encoding zinc-containing ferredoxin Zfx1 → MGIDPNYRTNRQVVGEHSGHKVYGPVEPPKVLGIHGTIVGVDFDLCIADGSCINACPVNVFQWYDTPGHPASEKKADPVNEQACIFCMACVNVCPVAAIDVKPP, encoded by the coding sequence ATGGGTATCGATCCGAACTACAGAACTAATAGGCAGGTTGTAGGAGAACATTCTGGACATAAAGTATATGGTCCTGTTGAGCCTCCGAAGGTTTTGGGAATACATGGTACTATTGTTGGTGTAGATTTTGACTTATGTATTGCTGATGGTTCATGCATAAATGCCTGTCCAGTAAATGTATTCCAATGGTATGATACACCCGGACATCCAGCATCTGAGAAGAAGGCAGATCCAGTAAATGAACAAGCCTGTATATTCTGCATGGCATGTGTAAATGTTTGCCCAGTAGCAGCAATAGACGTAAAACCACCATAA
- the uppS gene encoding polyprenyl diphosphate synthase: protein MLKEKITKIILYPVYKVYEKVLWDEIKDGPFPQHVGIIPDGNRRWARANNLSINDAYYNGYKKLKQVLLWLLEMGIKNITVFALSTENCDKRTNLELTTIFNYIKAGLEELLYGDIIYKYEVKVRAIGLLHKLPPDLIDIINQLSSKTENFNKRKLTLAICYGGRQEIIDATKKIIVDYQKGKIKLNEINENLFRQYLYDKELEDIDLVIRSSGEVRISNFLLWHIAYSELFFVDTYWPDFRKIDLWRAIRSYQKRKRNFGA from the coding sequence ATGCTTAAAGAAAAAATAACTAAAATTATTCTTTACCCTGTTTATAAGGTTTATGAAAAAGTCTTGTGGGATGAAATAAAAGACGGGCCTTTTCCACAACACGTGGGAATCATTCCTGACGGAAATAGAAGATGGGCTAGAGCAAATAACCTTAGCATAAATGACGCATACTACAATGGTTACAAAAAGTTAAAACAAGTTCTGCTTTGGCTTTTAGAAATGGGAATAAAGAATATAACAGTTTTTGCATTATCTACGGAAAATTGTGATAAAAGAACTAATCTCGAGTTAACTACTATATTTAATTACATCAAGGCAGGATTAGAAGAATTACTTTATGGGGATATAATTTATAAATATGAAGTCAAAGTAAGAGCAATAGGATTATTACATAAACTTCCACCAGATCTAATAGATATTATAAACCAATTAAGCAGTAAGACAGAGAACTTTAATAAGAGAAAACTTACTTTAGCCATTTGCTATGGTGGAAGACAAGAGATTATTGATGCAACAAAGAAAATAATTGTCGATTATCAAAAAGGTAAAATAAAATTAAATGAAATTAATGAGAATTTATTCAGACAATATCTTTATGATAAGGAATTAGAAGACATTGATCTAGTCATACGCTCTTCTGGAGAAGTAAGGATAAGTAACTTTCTCTTATGGCATATTGCATATTCAGAGTTATTTTTTGTAGATACTTATTGGCCAGATTTCAGAAAAATAGACTTATGGAGAGCAATTAGGTCCTATCAAAAGAGAAAAAGAAACTTTGGAGCTTAA
- the lysJ gene encoding [LysW]-aminoadipate semialdehyde/glutamate semialdehyde transaminase, translating into MKFIQLYGDRGLTIVKGEGQYVWDINGRKYLDLHTGIGVAFLGHRNKRVVEYLTRQMENIMTLSTSFSTPIKEEMLKELDPLKPDKMDNLILFNSGTEAVEAALKTARKVTGRKKIIAFKNSFHGRTAGSLSVTWNKRYREPFEPLMSPVEFLTYNNIDELKNIDDQTAAVIVEPIQGESGVIPANEEFMKALREQTQKVGALLIADEVQTGFGRTGKVWAYQHYGIVPDLLTAGKAIGGGFPVSALFLPDWIAEKLEEGDHGSTYGGNPLAMAAVTAASKVLKEDNVPEQAHIKGELFRKILQEKLSDLKSLREIRGKGLMIGIDIRFPPAIALKVMQDESVLALKAGTTVIRFLAPYMITQKDMEEASDAARKGIIETENKRVTH; encoded by the coding sequence ATGAAATTCATTCAACTTTATGGAGATAGAGGTCTAACTATTGTAAAAGGAGAAGGTCAATATGTTTGGGATATTAATGGCAGAAAATACTTAGACTTACACACTGGTATTGGTGTAGCCTTTTTAGGGCATAGAAACAAAAGAGTAGTAGAATATCTTACTAGACAAATGGAAAATATAATGACGTTATCAACGTCTTTTTCTACGCCAATAAAAGAAGAAATGCTAAAAGAGTTAGACCCCCTAAAACCTGACAAAATGGATAACTTAATTCTTTTCAATAGTGGCACTGAAGCTGTTGAAGCGGCATTAAAAACGGCAAGAAAAGTAACTGGTAGAAAAAAGATTATAGCTTTTAAAAACTCATTTCATGGAAGAACTGCTGGATCTCTCTCAGTCACGTGGAATAAAAGATATAGAGAGCCATTCGAACCACTAATGTCGCCAGTAGAATTTTTAACATACAATAACATTGATGAATTAAAGAACATAGACGATCAAACAGCAGCAGTAATAGTAGAACCTATTCAAGGAGAATCTGGAGTGATTCCAGCAAATGAAGAATTTATGAAAGCTTTAAGAGAGCAAACGCAAAAAGTCGGAGCTTTATTAATAGCAGATGAAGTACAGACTGGATTTGGTAGGACTGGAAAAGTTTGGGCATACCAGCATTATGGAATTGTCCCAGATTTATTAACTGCAGGAAAAGCTATTGGAGGAGGATTCCCTGTTAGTGCATTATTTTTACCAGATTGGATTGCTGAAAAGCTTGAAGAAGGAGATCACGGAAGTACATATGGTGGAAATCCATTAGCTATGGCTGCAGTAACAGCAGCATCTAAAGTACTTAAAGAAGATAATGTGCCAGAACAAGCGCATATAAAAGGCGAATTATTTAGGAAAATTCTTCAAGAGAAATTAAGTGATTTGAAGTCTTTGAGAGAAATAAGAGGAAAAGGATTAATGATAGGAATAGATATAAGATTCCCACCAGCTATTGCATTAAAAGTAATGCAAGATGAAAGTGTCTTAGCACTAAAAGCTGGGACAACAGTAATAAGATTTCTAGCACCTTATATGATTACTCAAAAAGATATGGAGGAAGCTTCAGATGCAGCTAGAAAAGGAATTATTGAGACAGAAAATAAAAGAGTTACTCATTGA
- the lysX gene encoding lysine biosynthesis protein LysX, with product MILGVIYDLLRWEEKNLIYEARSLGHKVIPIYTKDFYYFYNNTNESLGDFDVIIQRNTSHSRAVITSSIFENLNYKVVNDSFTLIKCENKLYTLSLLSKHGIRVPKTIIAFSKEKAIELSNKLGYPVVIKPIEGSWGRMVAKAIDEDTLRNFLEYQEYTTLQYRYIYLVQEFVKKPDRDIRIFTIGDEAPVGIYRVNSKNWKTNTALGARAEPLKIDDELRDLALKVKDIVGGFFLGIDIFEDPERGYIINEVNGVPEYKNTVRVNNFNVSEYLLKKLEEWIKK from the coding sequence GTGATCTTAGGAGTAATATATGATCTTCTTAGATGGGAAGAGAAAAATCTAATATATGAGGCCAGAAGCCTGGGTCATAAAGTAATTCCTATATATACAAAAGATTTTTATTATTTTTATAATAACACTAATGAATCTTTAGGAGATTTTGACGTTATAATTCAAAGGAATACATCTCATTCTAGAGCTGTAATAACTTCATCAATATTTGAAAACTTAAATTATAAAGTTGTGAACGATTCATTTACTTTAATAAAATGTGAAAATAAGTTATACACTTTATCTTTGCTTTCAAAGCATGGAATTAGAGTACCTAAAACAATTATTGCTTTTTCGAAGGAAAAAGCCATAGAACTTTCTAATAAGCTTGGATATCCAGTAGTAATTAAACCTATTGAAGGTAGCTGGGGTAGAATGGTTGCTAAGGCTATTGATGAAGACACATTAAGAAATTTCCTTGAGTATCAAGAATATACTACATTGCAATATAGATATATATACTTGGTTCAAGAATTTGTTAAAAAACCAGATAGGGATATAAGAATTTTTACAATAGGTGACGAAGCACCAGTAGGAATTTATAGAGTAAATTCAAAGAATTGGAAAACAAACACAGCATTAGGGGCTAGAGCTGAGCCTTTAAAAATAGATGATGAATTGAGGGATTTAGCTTTAAAAGTTAAAGATATTGTAGGAGGATTTTTCCTGGGTATAGATATTTTTGAAGATCCAGAAAGAGGTTATATTATAAATGAAGTAAATGGAGTTCCAGAATATAAGAACACAGTGAGGGTAAATAATTTTAACGTCTCAGAATATTTACTTAAAAAACTTGAAGAGTGGATTAAAAAATGA
- a CDS encoding nucleotidyltransferase domain-containing protein has product MYGSVARGNPRKDSDIDLLVVFESLPLNRPERLDNI; this is encoded by the coding sequence ATTTACGGAAGCGTAGCAAGAGGAAATCCTAGAAAAGACAGTGATATTGACTTATTAGTTGTCTTTGAATCTTTACCATTGAATAGACCTGAAAGGCTTGATAATATTTAA
- the lysW/argW gene encoding alpha-aminoadipate/glutamate carrier protein LysW/ArgW: MVVLKCPVCNGDVNVPDDALPGEIIEHECGAQLEVYNDHGRLALRLAEQVGEDWGE; the protein is encoded by the coding sequence ATGGTAGTCTTAAAATGCCCAGTATGTAATGGAGATGTAAATGTACCAGATGATGCATTACCAGGAGAAATAATTGAACATGAATGTGGAGCACAATTAGAAGTATATAATGACCATGGTAGATTAGCCTTAAGACTAGCTGAGCAAGTGGGAGAGGACTGGGGAGAGTGA